From the Cytophagales bacterium genome, one window contains:
- a CDS encoding ketoacyl-ACP synthase III codes for MNKIRASITGVNAWVPDYILNNQEMETIVDTSDEWIVSRTGVKERRILKGENMGTSVMANKAVTGLFEKTNTKPEDIDFLICATTTPDMVFPATANIICDQVGAKNAGGFDVQAACSGFINALSTATQFIETGRYKKIIVVGADKMSSITNYQDRTTCILFGDAAGAVLLEPDSDGFGIYDFILKSDGAGVPSLHQKSGGSRRPSSHETVDAREHFVYQDGRAVFKFAVKRMADVCDEIMKKNDLSADDIAFLVPHQANKRIIDAAADRMGLGPDKVMINIQKYGNTTNATIPLCLWEWESKLHKGDNIIISAFGGGFTWGAIYAKWGYDT; via the coding sequence ATGAATAAAATAAGAGCCTCAATCACAGGTGTCAATGCCTGGGTACCTGACTATATTTTGAACAATCAGGAGATGGAAACCATTGTAGATACCAGTGATGAATGGATTGTATCCAGAACTGGCGTTAAGGAAAGGAGGATACTGAAAGGGGAAAATATGGGCACATCTGTAATGGCAAATAAAGCAGTTACCGGCTTGTTTGAAAAGACAAATACCAAGCCTGAGGATATAGACTTTCTTATCTGTGCAACTACCACTCCTGATATGGTTTTCCCTGCTACGGCAAATATTATTTGTGACCAGGTAGGTGCTAAGAATGCAGGCGGATTTGACGTACAGGCTGCATGTTCGGGGTTCATCAATGCGCTCAGCACCGCTACCCAGTTTATTGAAACAGGCAGGTATAAAAAAATAATAGTGGTAGGTGCAGATAAAATGTCTTCAATTACAAACTATCAGGACAGAACTACCTGTATCCTTTTTGGTGACGCAGCCGGTGCTGTGCTGCTTGAACCGGATTCTGATGGTTTTGGCATTTACGATTTTATATTAAAAAGTGATGGCGCTGGAGTGCCCAGCCTGCATCAGAAATCCGGAGGTAGCCGCAGACCTTCAAGCCATGAAACAGTAGATGCACGTGAACATTTTGTTTACCAGGATGGAAGGGCTGTATTTAAATTTGCCGTTAAGCGAATGGCAGATGTATGTGATGAAATTATGAAAAAGAATGATCTGAGCGCTGATGATATTGCCTTTCTGGTACCACATCAGGCTAATAAAAGGATCATAGACGCTGCTGCAGATAGAATGGGTTTAGGCCCGGATAAAGTAATGATCAATATCCAAAAATACGGAAACACCACCAACGCTACTATCCCCCTGTGCCTGTGGGAATGGGAATCAAAATTGCACAAAGGAGATAACATTATCATTTCTGCATTTGGCGGTGGATTTACCTGGGGGGCGATATATGCTAAGTGGGGATATGATACGTAG
- the plsX gene encoding phosphate acyltransferase PlsX, producing MKIAVDAMGGDYAPKSVIEGALMAKTELPSGVEIVLVGNESVIESVSDDLGINLSKITIIHASEVIEMEDSPTKALSQKFDSSISVGFRLLKSKKVDAFCGLGNTGAMHIGAMFSVKSVEGIIRPALASFMPKEQGKWGVVIDVGANADCKPDVLQQFAELGSIYANCMFNIDNPKVGLLNLGEEEQKGTLLTQAAYQLIKINKNINFVGNIEGRDMFNNKADVIVCDGFTGNVILKMAESIHQILKNRDLLDPFFERFNYELVGGSPILGVKGDVVIGHGISSPLATKNMILLAKKMIDSNINKKIRRAFKGSPLSFRKRRL from the coding sequence ATGAAAATTGCTGTAGACGCAATGGGAGGTGACTATGCACCTAAATCAGTGATAGAAGGTGCATTGATGGCTAAAACTGAATTACCTTCCGGAGTTGAAATCGTATTGGTTGGCAACGAATCAGTCATAGAATCTGTTTCTGACGACCTTGGGATAAATCTTTCTAAGATCACGATAATTCATGCAAGTGAAGTTATTGAAATGGAAGATTCCCCTACCAAGGCATTGTCGCAAAAGTTTGATTCCAGTATCTCTGTTGGTTTCAGGCTACTAAAATCTAAAAAAGTGGATGCCTTTTGTGGATTGGGCAATACAGGGGCTATGCATATTGGAGCTATGTTTAGCGTTAAATCCGTTGAAGGAATAATAAGGCCGGCTCTTGCCAGTTTTATGCCAAAAGAACAAGGTAAATGGGGGGTGGTCATTGATGTGGGGGCTAATGCTGATTGTAAACCCGATGTTTTACAGCAATTTGCAGAATTGGGCTCAATCTATGCTAATTGTATGTTTAATATTGATAATCCGAAAGTGGGGCTTCTGAATCTTGGCGAAGAAGAACAAAAAGGCACCTTATTAACACAGGCTGCTTACCAATTGATTAAGATCAATAAAAACATTAACTTTGTAGGTAACATTGAAGGCAGGGATATGTTTAATAATAAAGCTGACGTGATCGTTTGTGATGGGTTTACGGGCAATGTAATATTAAAAATGGCAGAATCTATTCACCAAATTTTGAAAAATCGGGATCTATTAGATCCATTTTTTGAGAGGTTCAATTATGAACTTGTTGGCGGCAGCCCGATATTGGGGGTAAAAGGTGACGTTGTGATCGGCCATGGTATTTCGAGCCCCCTGGCAACCAAAAATATGATCCTGCTTGCAAAAAAAATGATCGATTCTAATATTAATAAAAAAATAAGGCGTGCCTTTAAAGGATCGCCATTGAGTTTTAGGAAAAGACGGCTTTAG
- a CDS encoding 50S ribosomal protein L32, translating to MAHPKRKTSKSRRDKRRTHYKGKIGTFVECSNCGTSVLYHRVCPECGYYRGKLAIEKEIAV from the coding sequence ATGGCTCATCCAAAAAGAAAAACCTCTAAATCCAGAAGAGACAAGAGAAGAACGCACTACAAAGGTAAAATAGGTACTTTTGTTGAATGCTCAAACTGTGGAACCTCTGTTTTATATCACAGAGTATGCCCTGAATGCGGATACTATAGAGGTAAATTGGCTATTGAAAAAGAGATTGCGGTTTAA
- a CDS encoding DUF177 domain-containing protein, with product MKTIEEYNINVLQHSNQQHHYYYDIDNSFFENFEQDLLEKGGLSVDVSLTKTETLIELNFSIKGTVELYCDRSLELFDHSISINKNLILKYDEKNEELTDEIITIRRDTERINIAQYIYDFIMIAIPMKKIHPKFLDEYKDTRNDTLLIYSSNNESENDSRWDVLQKLNTDHHREIGAGTDKKIKNQF from the coding sequence ATGAAAACTATAGAAGAATATAACATAAACGTATTACAACATAGTAATCAGCAGCATCATTATTATTATGATATTGATAATTCTTTTTTTGAAAATTTTGAACAAGATCTACTTGAAAAAGGAGGTTTATCTGTAGATGTATCACTTACAAAAACAGAAACCTTAATAGAGTTAAATTTCAGTATAAAAGGTACGGTTGAATTATACTGTGACAGGTCGCTCGAACTTTTTGACCATTCTATAAGTATAAATAAAAATTTAATTCTCAAGTATGATGAGAAAAATGAAGAATTAACAGATGAGATAATCACTATCAGAAGAGATACAGAGCGTATTAATATTGCTCAATATATATATGATTTTATTATGATTGCAATCCCCATGAAAAAGATCCATCCAAAGTTTTTAGATGAATACAAGGACACCAGGAACGATACGTTGCTGATCTATAGTTCAAATAATGAATCTGAAAATGATTCACGTTGGGATGTTTTGCAAAAATTAAACACAGACCACCACCGAGAAATCGGGGCAGGCACAGATAAAAAGATCAAAAATCAGTTTTAA
- the pdxA gene encoding 4-hydroxythreonine-4-phosphate dehydrogenase PdxA, which translates to MTNDKPLIGITIGDFNGVGPEIILKSLSDDRILNFCTPVVYGSIKIISQYRQILRIDNFSFNQITGLENADPKRANIINCWKEEYQITPGKATNEAGDCAFKVLESATKDLKEGKLDAIVTAPINKKLVQPASNPSGGGSKGTNKNNDFTGHTEYFTKVFEAKETLMLLVAEHIKVGVVTGHIPLIEVTKSITKEKMIFKLNVLQNTLKKDFRIAKPKIAVLGLNPHAGEQGLFGEEEEKVIRPAIDAMKKEGELVFGPFSADGFFGSLQYKKFDAVLAMYHDQGLIPFKTLAFEFGVNYTAGLPVVRTSPDHGTGYDIAGKNIASETSMRQAIFLACDIVKARSM; encoded by the coding sequence ATGACTAATGATAAACCACTAATCGGCATCACCATCGGAGATTTCAACGGTGTCGGGCCGGAAATTATCTTAAAAAGCCTGTCAGATGACAGGATCTTGAATTTTTGTACCCCTGTTGTTTACGGCTCAATAAAGATCATCTCGCAATACAGGCAAATACTAAGGATTGACAATTTTAGCTTTAACCAAATTACAGGCCTGGAAAATGCAGATCCAAAAAGGGCCAATATCATAAATTGCTGGAAAGAAGAATACCAGATTACTCCCGGAAAAGCTACCAATGAAGCAGGTGACTGTGCATTTAAAGTATTGGAGTCGGCTACAAAAGATTTGAAAGAAGGTAAATTAGATGCCATTGTCACTGCTCCTATCAATAAAAAGCTTGTCCAGCCTGCCTCAAATCCATCTGGGGGTGGTAGCAAGGGAACTAATAAAAATAATGACTTTACTGGCCATACTGAATACTTCACAAAGGTTTTTGAAGCTAAGGAAACGCTTATGTTATTAGTTGCAGAACACATAAAAGTGGGAGTAGTAACAGGCCATATCCCGTTGATAGAAGTAACAAAATCTATTACTAAAGAGAAGATGATTTTCAAATTAAATGTTTTGCAAAACACCTTAAAAAAGGATTTCCGGATTGCTAAGCCTAAAATTGCAGTATTAGGCCTTAATCCACATGCAGGAGAACAAGGGTTATTTGGGGAGGAAGAAGAAAAGGTAATTAGACCGGCAATAGATGCGATGAAAAAAGAAGGCGAGCTGGTATTCGGCCCTTTTTCGGCAGATGGTTTCTTTGGTTCACTTCAATATAAAAAATTTGATGCAGTACTGGCAATGTATCACGATCAGGGACTGATACCTTTTAAGACCCTTGCTTTTGAATTTGGCGTAAATTATACAGCGGGGCTGCCCGTAGTCAGAACTTCTCCTGACCACGGTACAGGATATGATATTGCAGGGAAAAATATAGCCAGCGAAACATCCATGAGGCAGGCTATCTTTTTGGCTTGTGATATTGTTAAAGCAAGGAGTATGTAG
- the rsmA gene encoding ribosomal RNA small subunit methyltransferase A yields MLPIKPKKRFGQHFLVDKNIASKIVNQLTLHCEYDTVLEIGPGLGILTEYLLRHPEYKTFVIEIDPELTKYLMERFKTNPKFEILNSKLEIRNSKSEIRNKSNIQYPISSIRILEGDFLKLDLSSVFKENLAVIGNFPYNISSQIFFKILEHREKIVEAVCMLQKEVAQRIASKPGNKQYGILSVLLQAFYDVELLFDVNEHVFEPKPKVKSAVIRLRRNVGRIGNPLNLQCDEKLFFKVVKQGFQNRRKTLRNALKRLILPANTSRVLGTDILNKRAEQLSVNEFIELTNEIQINQRVYNGS; encoded by the coding sequence GTGTTACCAATAAAACCCAAAAAGCGTTTCGGTCAACATTTTTTAGTTGATAAAAATATTGCTTCGAAAATTGTAAATCAACTCACACTGCATTGTGAATATGATACAGTTCTGGAGATAGGTCCGGGCTTGGGTATACTGACCGAATATCTCTTGCGTCATCCTGAATATAAGACTTTTGTCATAGAAATTGATCCTGAATTAACGAAATATCTAATGGAGCGTTTTAAAACAAATCCGAAATTCGAAATTCTAAACTCGAAACTCGAAATTCGAAACTCGAAATCCGAAATTCGAAACAAATCCAATATCCAATATCCAATATCCAGTATCCGAATTTTAGAGGGTGATTTTTTGAAATTAGACCTTTCATCTGTTTTTAAAGAAAATCTGGCTGTAATTGGAAACTTTCCTTACAATATATCTTCGCAAATATTTTTTAAGATATTAGAGCACCGGGAAAAAATTGTTGAAGCGGTTTGTATGCTGCAGAAAGAGGTTGCGCAGCGTATTGCATCCAAGCCAGGGAATAAACAATATGGAATACTAAGCGTGTTGCTCCAGGCTTTTTATGATGTTGAATTACTTTTTGACGTCAATGAACATGTTTTTGAACCAAAGCCAAAAGTAAAATCTGCAGTTATACGATTAAGAAGAAATGTAGGACGGATTGGTAATCCGTTGAACCTGCAATGTGATGAGAAACTTTTTTTCAAAGTAGTAAAACAAGGATTCCAAAATCGGAGAAAAACATTGCGAAACGCTTTAAAAAGACTAATTTTGCCAGCTAATACATCCCGAGTACTGGGGACTGATATTTTGAATAAGAGGGCTGAGCAGTTGTCAGTAAATGAATTTATTGAATTAACGAATGAAATTCAAATTAACCAAAGAGTTTATAACGGAAGTTGA
- the mgtE gene encoding magnesium transporter, translating to MKFKLTKEFITEVEEAIERDDADFVKRCFIRMHAADITSVLHELDTNQSKYVLDLIDIEIGAEIISDLEEEPRKRFLKGFSSEEIAKYINFIDSDDAVDILNEQPVKTREEVIALTEDEEKAEHILNLLHYDEDCAGGLMAVELIKAKADWTVLQCINEIRRQAKKVEKFYSVYVVDNNDRLVGRVSIKNILLDDDDTKIADLCKDEVISVETYRDANEVAAIMQKYDLEAIPVVNVQGKLLGRITIDDVIDVITEQAESERQLMSGISENVEEDSSIWKLSRARLPWLIIGIVGGLLCAKIIGLFEKDLIVIPAMAFFIPLIIATGGNVGVQSSSLVVQSLASKTVVLDNILQRLLKSLLVACINGIVISGLVFALNAYIVLDIKLALVVSTALFAVVILASFMGTITPIVLDKLNINPALASGPFITTVIDLLGLAVYFVLAHLLYNV from the coding sequence ATGAAATTCAAATTAACCAAAGAGTTTATAACGGAAGTTGAAGAAGCAATCGAAAGAGATGATGCTGATTTTGTAAAGCGGTGCTTTATCAGGATGCATGCTGCTGATATAACTTCTGTTTTACATGAGCTTGATACAAACCAGTCAAAATATGTACTTGATCTGATAGATATAGAAATTGGTGCCGAAATAATCAGCGATCTTGAAGAAGAACCAAGGAAAAGATTTTTAAAAGGTTTCTCATCAGAAGAGATTGCCAAATACATTAATTTTATCGATTCTGATGACGCTGTTGATATACTTAATGAACAACCGGTAAAAACCAGGGAAGAAGTTATAGCCCTTACTGAAGATGAAGAAAAAGCCGAACATATATTAAACCTGTTGCATTATGATGAAGATTGTGCAGGAGGGTTGATGGCAGTGGAGCTTATAAAGGCGAAAGCAGATTGGACGGTGCTTCAATGTATCAATGAAATACGAAGGCAGGCAAAAAAAGTTGAAAAGTTTTATTCGGTATATGTGGTTGATAACAACGACCGCCTCGTTGGCAGGGTCTCTATAAAGAATATTCTTCTTGATGATGATGATACTAAAATTGCTGATCTATGCAAAGATGAAGTCATTTCCGTGGAAACATACAGGGATGCCAATGAAGTTGCTGCAATTATGCAAAAATATGACCTGGAAGCTATCCCGGTTGTAAATGTTCAGGGCAAGCTGTTGGGGAGAATTACTATTGATGACGTAATAGATGTGATTACCGAACAAGCAGAATCTGAAAGGCAACTGATGTCTGGGATTTCCGAAAATGTAGAAGAAGACAGCAGTATTTGGAAGCTTTCCCGTGCAAGATTACCCTGGTTGATCATCGGGATCGTTGGCGGCTTGCTATGTGCAAAAATTATTGGTTTGTTTGAAAAGGATCTGATCGTTATTCCTGCCATGGCATTCTTTATTCCTTTAATTATAGCTACGGGTGGCAATGTAGGAGTACAATCTTCCTCATTAGTAGTACAAAGTTTGGCCAGTAAGACAGTTGTGCTGGATAATATTTTACAGCGTTTGTTGAAATCATTGCTTGTGGCTTGTATTAACGGAATTGTTATTTCAGGATTAGTTTTTGCATTAAATGCGTATATAGTTCTGGACATTAAATTGGCTTTGGTCGTTTCAACAGCCTTATTTGCTGTCGTGATACTTGCTTCTTTTATGGGAACTATTACACCAATAGTTTTAGATAAACTAAATATAAATCCTGCATTAGCTTCCGGCCCATTCATCACAACGGTAATTGATCTGTTAGGCCTGGCTGTTTATTTTGTGCTGGCACATTTGCTCTATAACGTATAA
- a CDS encoding insulinase family protein — MAKDHHIHTFPNGIRIVYKQVPHTRIAHCGIMLDVGSRDESAGQQGIAHFWEHMAFKGTKTRKAFYIINEIESVGGELNAYTTKEKVCFYASVLDKHYEKALDILRDITFNPIFPEKEINKERGVILEEMAMNFDSPEIAIQDDFDSIVFNGHPLGSNILGTRKNIKTFKKNDFQNFIQNNINTGKLIFSSVGSLPFKKVKDLAEKYLKDITAQNGYTKREAFNNYNPKNLTKKRVISQAHCMIGCTAYETANEKRIPFYLLVNLLGGTGMNSRLNLVLREKYSFVYIVEANYSSFTDTGLFGIYFGTEKSHLKKSISLVLKEIRKLKEKPLGKIQLYRAKEQFLGQLAMAQESNISTTLMMGRSLLDLDRIDSLNENFAKIKRITSRQLQDIANEIFVEDKLSYMTYLPE; from the coding sequence ATGGCAAAAGATCACCATATCCACACCTTCCCAAACGGCATCAGGATTGTCTATAAGCAAGTTCCCCACACCAGGATTGCACATTGCGGTATTATGCTGGATGTGGGCAGTCGTGATGAGTCAGCAGGCCAGCAAGGCATTGCACATTTCTGGGAGCATATGGCTTTTAAAGGTACAAAGACACGTAAGGCCTTTTATATCATCAATGAAATTGAATCGGTTGGCGGTGAACTGAACGCTTATACCACAAAAGAAAAGGTTTGCTTTTATGCCTCTGTTTTGGATAAACATTATGAAAAAGCATTGGATATACTAAGGGATATAACTTTTAATCCCATCTTTCCTGAAAAAGAAATAAATAAGGAACGCGGGGTGATCCTGGAAGAAATGGCAATGAACTTTGACTCTCCTGAAATAGCCATCCAGGATGATTTTGACAGTATTGTTTTTAACGGGCATCCACTGGGCAGTAATATTTTAGGTACCCGGAAAAATATCAAAACTTTTAAAAAAAATGATTTTCAGAATTTCATTCAAAATAATATTAATACTGGAAAACTGATCTTTTCTTCTGTTGGAAGTCTTCCTTTTAAAAAAGTTAAAGATTTAGCCGAAAAATATTTGAAAGACATTACCGCACAAAACGGCTATACAAAAAGAGAAGCTTTTAATAATTATAACCCTAAAAATCTTACAAAAAAAAGAGTCATTTCACAGGCACATTGCATGATCGGCTGCACAGCTTATGAAACAGCCAATGAAAAACGAATACCTTTTTATCTGCTTGTAAATTTGCTTGGTGGTACAGGTATGAACTCAAGGCTTAACCTTGTATTAAGAGAAAAATACAGTTTTGTCTATATCGTAGAAGCAAATTATTCATCTTTTACTGATACAGGGCTTTTCGGGATCTATTTTGGAACAGAGAAGAGCCATCTTAAAAAGAGCATTTCCTTAGTATTAAAAGAAATTAGAAAGCTCAAGGAAAAGCCATTGGGGAAAATCCAGCTATACCGTGCTAAAGAACAATTTTTGGGGCAACTTGCAATGGCTCAGGAAAGCAACATAAGCACTACGCTAATGATGGGAAGAAGCCTGCTTGATCTGGATAGAATTGACAGCTTAAATGAAAATTTTGCCAAAATAAAACGTATAACTTCCAGGCAGTTGCAGGATATTGCTAATGAAATATTTGTTGAGGATAAATTGAGTTATATGACTTATTTGCCTGAATAA
- a CDS encoding O-methyltransferase — protein MDFLDKELTEYAVAHTTPETDILKEINRETNAKILYPQMLAGHLQGQVLTMFSQMIKPKQILEIGTYTGYSAICLAKGLVKGGMLHTIEINNELEEMIKQYFKKCGLDDRIKLHIGNAIDIIPEITHPLSKLDLVYIDADKINYKNYFDLVFDKVSSDGIIIADNALWSGKVLAKHGEKIDEDTQAIINFNNEVQNDPRVENVLLPVRDGLMIIRKK, from the coding sequence ATGGACTTTTTAGACAAAGAATTAACCGAGTATGCAGTGGCCCATACCACCCCCGAAACTGATATTCTGAAAGAAATAAACCGGGAAACAAACGCGAAGATCTTATACCCCCAGATGCTCGCAGGGCATTTGCAGGGACAGGTACTAACAATGTTCTCACAGATGATCAAACCCAAACAAATACTCGAAATAGGAACTTACACAGGGTATTCTGCAATCTGTCTGGCAAAAGGATTAGTAAAAGGTGGTATGCTGCACACTATTGAGATCAATAATGAATTAGAAGAGATGATAAAGCAATATTTTAAAAAATGTGGATTGGACGATAGAATAAAACTCCATATCGGAAATGCAATAGACATAATTCCGGAAATAACTCACCCATTAAGTAAGTTAGACCTTGTATATATTGATGCTGACAAAATAAACTATAAAAATTATTTCGATCTTGTGTTTGATAAAGTAAGCAGTGATGGCATTATTATTGCTGATAACGCACTATGGAGCGGAAAGGTACTGGCAAAGCATGGCGAAAAAATTGATGAAGATACCCAAGCTATTATTAATTTTAATAACGAAGTACAGAATGATCCACGGGTTGAAAATGTGTTGCTACCTGTCAGGGATGGTTTGATGATCATCAGAAAGAAGTGA
- a CDS encoding sigma-70 family RNA polymerase sigma factor encodes MKTYKLSDAELVSQYRNGSESAFEQLVHRHKSRIYTTIYLIVKDRYVAEDLLQDTFIKTIHTIKSGSYNEEGKFLPWIARVAHNLAIDHFRKEKRYPEIIMEDGSNVFNSLAFSEDSPESIRIKDETHAKLRELIQLLPAAQKEVLIMRHYAKMSFQEIAEATGVSINTALGRMRYALINLRKKITKTNTAYDNNFYPT; translated from the coding sequence ATGAAAACGTATAAATTAAGTGACGCTGAACTAGTGTCTCAATACCGTAATGGTAGCGAAAGTGCGTTCGAACAGCTCGTTCATAGGCACAAATCCAGGATTTACACCACCATCTATTTAATTGTAAAAGATCGTTATGTTGCTGAAGATCTGTTGCAGGATACCTTTATTAAAACGATCCATACTATAAAATCCGGTAGTTATAATGAAGAAGGTAAGTTTTTACCATGGATAGCCCGTGTAGCTCATAATCTGGCAATTGACCATTTTAGAAAAGAAAAACGCTATCCTGAAATTATTATGGAAGATGGCAGTAACGTATTTAATAGCCTGGCTTTTTCCGAAGATTCCCCCGAATCAATTCGCATAAAGGACGAAACCCATGCCAAATTGAGAGAATTGATCCAGCTTCTTCCCGCTGCCCAAAAAGAAGTGCTTATTATGAGGCATTATGCGAAGATGAGCTTCCAGGAAATTGCAGAGGCTACAGGAGTAAGCATCAATACAGCGCTTGGAAGAATGCGTTATGCACTCATAAATCTCAGAAAGAAAATAACCAAAACTAATACCGCCTATGATAACAACTTTTACCCAACATGA
- the nth gene encoding endonuclease III: MTKKERFKRFLHYFTANFPQPTSELHYSNPYELLVAVILSAQCTDKRINMTTPALFKNFPTPKHFASASFDELFPYIKSISYPNNKTKHLIKMAKMLVERYNSEIPASVDELQKLPGVGRKTAHVIASVLHNQPVIAVDTHVFRVSKRLGLAAQNANTPLEVEKQLVKYIPEKHISKASHWLILHGRYVCMARKPKCETCGIRGFCRYYEKK; the protein is encoded by the coding sequence ATGACCAAAAAAGAGCGATTTAAGCGTTTTCTTCACTATTTTACTGCTAATTTTCCACAGCCAACATCAGAACTTCATTATTCAAATCCTTATGAACTTTTAGTGGCAGTAATATTGAGCGCTCAATGTACCGACAAGCGCATCAACATGACTACCCCTGCCCTTTTTAAAAATTTCCCAACCCCAAAGCATTTTGCATCAGCCTCTTTTGATGAACTCTTTCCTTATATCAAAAGTATTTCTTATCCGAACAATAAAACAAAGCATTTGATAAAAATGGCAAAAATGCTCGTGGAGAGGTATAACTCCGAAATACCGGCATCTGTTGATGAATTACAAAAACTCCCCGGTGTTGGCAGGAAAACGGCTCATGTAATAGCTTCCGTTTTACACAACCAACCTGTTATAGCGGTTGATACGCATGTGTTCAGGGTTTCAAAAAGACTGGGTCTGGCTGCTCAAAATGCTAACACCCCATTAGAAGTAGAAAAGCAATTAGTTAAATACATCCCTGAAAAACACATATCAAAAGCCTCGCACTGGCTTATTTTACATGGCCGGTACGTTTGCATGGCAAGAAAACCGAAATGCGAAACGTGTGGGATTAGGGGGTTTTGCAGATATTATGAAAAGAAATGA